A single Ascochyta rabiei chromosome 4, complete sequence DNA region contains:
- a CDS encoding Peptidylprolyl isomerase, which translates to MSATYNLEPNPTAKVLLHTTRGDLEIELFAKQTPITSRNFLQLCLDGYYDNTVFHRLVKGFIIQGGDPTGTGQGGESSFDGEPFQDEMHSRLKYTRRGLLGMANTGKKDDNGSQFFFTLAATPELQDKNTMFGRIAGDTIYNLMKMAEAEIAEGSEDRPMYPTKVTGSEIILNPFEDMVKRERVAQRTGPEAKKIKKPKRKAGKNVLSFGGEEGEDTAPVLKKAKFNTKLVSAGEEQAAASSDPPKTRVPESKAIPIRKPSRKSPSRTPSPKPAKTAPRSPPREKARSPPRELSPESEKKSKMDRVNAQIAELKASMKRNTGPQHAEQTKKKSLLESMVPTSTTRGRKRGAGGNAAQEQATLDILSKFKSKLEATEPAAAPKDKLTVASEDVEMKDGATNGRKVDEEDEAICDLHFIAGCQSCKAWDKEEEEESDDDAGWMSHSLSFAKDRLGKDLEWKRKNEEELLVIDPLEEAKRHKADAKGKREWDGGKDKKKLKV; encoded by the coding sequence ATGAGCGCGACCTACAACCTTGAGCCGAATCCGACCGCGAAAGTTCTCCTCCATACCACTCGCGGCGATCTTGAGATCGAACTTTTCGCGAAGCAAACGCCCATCACCTCGCGCAACTTTCTACAGCTATGTCTCGACGGCTACTATGACAATACCGTGTTCCACCGCCTGGTGAAGGGCTTCATCATACAAGGAGGAGACCCAACCGGTACCGGTCAGGGCGGAGAGAGCAGCTTTGATGGCGAACCGTTTCAAGATGAGATGCATAGTCGGTTGAAGTACACACGGCGAGGTTTGCTGGGAATGGCAAACACCGGCAAGAAGGACGACAATGGCAGTCAGTTCTTTTTCACCCTGGCTGCAACGCCAGAGTTGCAAGACAAGAACACCATGTTCGGCAGGATTGCGGGAGATACCATCTACAACCTTATGAAGATGGCCGAGGCAGAGATCGCGGAGGGTAGTGAGGATCGGCCGATGTACCCAACCAAGGTCACAGGGTCTGAGATCATCCTCAACCCATTCGAAGACATGGTCAAGCGGGAGAGGGTAGCGCAGCGGACGGGGCCTGAAGCTAAGAAGATCAAGAAGCCGAAGAGGAAGGCTGGAAAGAACGTGCTGAGCTTCGGTGGAGAGGAAGGAGAGGATACAGCGCCTGTGTTGAAGAAGGCCAAGTTCAACACCAAACTGGTCAGTGCTGGGGAGGAACAGGCTGCGGCTTCAAGCGACCCACCCAAGACGAGAGTTCCCGAGTCAAAAGCCATACCCATTCGCAAGCCTTCTCGAAAATCACCGTCAAGAACACCATCTCCCAAACCAGCAAAAACAGCGCCAAGATCGCCACCTCGGGAAAAGGCGCGCTCGCCGCCACGAGAGCTATCACCAGAGTCAGAGAAAAAGTCAAAGATGGACCGCGTCAATGCACAAATTGCCGAGCTCAAAGCCTCAATGAAGCGCAATACCGGCCCGCAACACGCAGAGCAGACAAAGAAGAAATCGTTGCTAGAGTCTATGGTCCCAACATCCACAACTCGTGGGCGGAAGCGCGGCGCTGGTGGCAATGCTGCTCAGGAACAAGCTACACTCGATATTTTGTCGAAATTCAAGTCGAAGCTAGAAGCGACAGAGCCTGCGGCGGCACCGAAGGACAAGTTAACTGTGGCGTCAGAGGACGTTGAGATGAAAGACGGCGCTACCAATGGACGCAAGGTGGATGAGGAGGACGAGGCAATCTGCGATCTGCACTTTATTGCAGGATGTCAGTCATGTAAAGCATGGgataaggaggaggaggaagagtcAGATGATGACGCCGGATGGATGTCACATTCCCTGAGCTTCGCAAAGGACAGGCTAGGGAAAGACCTGGAGTGGAAGAGGAAGAACGAGGAGGAACTACTTGTGATCGATCCGCTAGAAGAAGCAAAGCGACACAAGGCCGATGCAAAAGGGAAGCGAGAGTGGGATGGCGGGAAGgataagaagaagctgaAGGTATGA